In the Deltaproteobacteria bacterium genome, GTGCGCGTCCTGCGCGTCCTTCTTCGAGCGGTACACCTGCGGCGAGTCGGGCAGGTAGGGCGCCCCGTAGCGGCCCTGGATGTAGTCGCGCGCGGCGGCGAGCGCCTCGCCCGCGATGCGCGTCGAATCCGTGCGCATGTAGGTGATGAGGCCGACCGAACCCTCCGGGCCGAGCTCGACGCCCTCGTAGAGGCGCTGCGCGACCCGCATGGTGCGCGAGGGCTGGAAGCCGAGCTTGCGCGAGGCCTCCTGCTGGAGGCGCGAGGTGATGAAGGGCGGCGTCGGGTGGCGGCGGCGCTCCTTCCGCTCGACCTTGGTGACCGTCCAGGTCGCACCGTCGAGACCGCGCAGCGCCTCCTCGACCCGCGCCCGGTTCTCGAGGCGGAAGCTCTTGTGGTCGAGCTTCTGGCCCGCCACCTCGGCCAGCCGCGCCGCGAAGGGCGGCGGCTCGGCCGCCCCGAGCCGCGCCTCGACCGTCCAGTACTCCTCGGGCGTGAAGGCGCGGATCTCGCGCTCCCGCTCGCAGATGATGCGGACCGCGACCGACTGCACGCGCCCCGCCGAGAGCCCGCGGCGCACCTTGTCCCAGAGGAGGGGCGAGAGCTTGTAGCCGACCAGCCGGTCGAGGATGCGGCGCGCCTGCTGCGCGTCGAAGCGGTTCTTGTCGAGCTTGCCGGGGTTCCTGAGCGCTTCGAGGACCGCCTTCTTCGTGATCTCGTTGAACAGCACGCGGTGGACGTTCCTCCGGCGCCTGCCGAGCTTCTGCGCGATGTGCCAGGCGATGGCCTCGCCCTCGCGGTCGGGGTCGGGGGCGAGGTAGACGTTCTCCTTGTCCTGGGCGGCCTTCTTGATCTCCTCGAGCACCTTCGCCTTGCCCTGGATGACGTGGTACTCGGGCGCGAAGTCGCGCTCGATGTCGACCCCGAACTTCGACTTGGGCAGGTCCATCACGTGGCCGATGGACGCCTTCACCTGGTAGTTGCGCCCGAGGTACTTGCCGAGCGTCCTGGCCTTGGCCGGCGACTCGACGATGACGAGGTTCCTGGCCATGGGTTTCAGGCGGCGCGCCGGCAGAAGCGCTTGCCGGGGAGCTGGCGCACCAGGCCGCGCAGCTCGAGCGCGAGCAGCGTCTCGAGCGCCGCGCCCGGCGGCACCGCGGCCTCACGGATCACGTCGTCGACGTGCCGTCCCTCGGGGCCGATCGCGGCCAGGACCTGCCGCTCCGGCGTGCTGAGCGCGGCCTCCGCCGCGGCGGCGCGCCGCGCGGCGAACCGCAGCAGCAGCCCGGGCCAGAGCTCCTCCAGCACGTTCTCGGCGCCCACGACGAGCCTGGCCCCCTGCTGGATCAGCCGATTCGGGCCGAGGTGCGCGGCCACGCCGGCCGGCCCCGGCACGGCGAACACCTGCCGGTCCTGCTCGAGGGCGTAGCCGGCGGTGATGAGCGAGCCGCTCTGCTCGGCGGCCTCGACCACGACGGTGCCGCGCGTGAGCCCGCTGATGATCCGGTTGCGGCGCGGGAAGTGGAACTGGAGCGGCGGCGCGCCGCAGGGGAACTCGCTCACCAGGGCGCCCCGCGCCGCGATGGCGGCTGCCAGCCCGCGATGCCAGCTCGGATAGACGCGGTCGATGCCGGTGCCGAAGACGGCGACCGTCCGGCCGCCGGCCGCGAGCGCGGCCCGGTGGGCTGCGCCGTCGATGCCGGTCGCGAGGCCGCTCACCACCGTGACGCCGGCCTGGGCGAGCCCGCGGGCCAGCTCCTCGGCCATGCGCAGGCCGTACTCGCTCGCGTGCCGCGTGCCGACGACCGCCACCGCGGGCTCGTCGGGCTCGCCGAGGCTGCCGCGCACCGCGAGCACGAGCGGCGGATCCGCGATCTGCCTCAAGGCCGGCGGATACGCGCCGTCGCTCCAGGCGACCAGCGTGGCGCCGGCAGCAGCGAGCTTGCGCGCCTCGGCGCGCGCGCGCCCCGGGGCCTGGCCGATCGCCGTGACGACGGGGGGCGGCGCGTCGGCCGCGGCGAGCGCGCCGGCCGGCGCCTCGAGCACGGCGCGCGGCGTCCCGAAGCGCTCGACGAGCGCGAAGGCGCGGCGCGGCGGCAGCTCGGGCACCAGCGCGAGCGCGAGCCAGGCCAGCGCCGTGTCGTCGAGGGGCACCGCGTGCGTCCGGGCAGCCATGCGAGGAGGAAGCGGCTACTATACCTGCCGTGCCGTTGCAAATCAGCTCGCACTTTTGCACGATTGCTTCCCTTCGACGAGAAGGGTCCGCTCCGCGTCTACCTGACGTCGCTCCGTCGCGAGCCGCGGGTGGTCGTCCCCTGATCGCCGCGTTTCTTCCCCCGCCTGAGCACGTAGAGGTCGAGCACGCCGACCCCCACGTTCCCGTCGACGGGATGGCGGAGCGAGCTGATCAGCAGCGCCGCGCGACCGCGTCCGTCCGGATCGGGGGCGCGGCGGATGTGCCACCCGAACCAGCAGTCCGCCTCGTCGCCGAAGAGCTCGTAGAGGACCTTTCCACTCCGCCCGGAGCGGAGCTCCACGCGCCCCACCTTGTCGGCGGCCCCGCGTCGATACCAGGGCGCACCGATGGCGAGGTCCTCGACGCGGTCTCCGTCCAGATCGCCGGCGGTAACGACCATCCGTCCGTACAGCTCGCCCGGCTGGGTCCCGGACCAGTGCCGTAGCTCCTTCCCGGTGGCGCCGGAATAGATGTGTAGCTCTCCGGGGATCGTTCGCTTCTGATCCTCGGTTCCTGGCGCCGCCACGACGATCTCGCCTTTGCGGTCGCCGTCGAGATCACTGACCGCCGCCACGACCCCGCCGAAGCCGCCCCGCCGATCTGTTCCCTTCCAGTGGTACAGCTCCTTGCCGCTTGCCGACGAGAGGACCCAGGCGCCGCCGACCTTCGCACCGCTGGCGTCCGCTGCGAACGGTGCCCCGACGGCGAGATCGGGGCGCCCGTCGCCGTCGAGGTCGTCGAGCCGGGCGACGTACCATCCGAAGGACCCCGCCTCTTCTCGAGGCGAGTAGGTCCGCAGCACCGAGCCGTCCTTGCCGCTCAGGAGATAGACCCGACCGCTGTCCCCCGAGGGCGCACCGACGAAGAGGTCGGTGTGCCCGTCGCCATCCTGGTCTCCGGCCAGCGTCAGGTCCCATCCGAGGTTCTCGCTCTCGGTCTCCTCGCGCCTCCAGAGCTCCTCTCCGGTCTTGGGAGAACGCGCCACCACAAGGCCGCGCATGCGCCCGTGCACGGGTGCATGGGGCGCCGCGATGATCAGGTCCGCGAGCCCATCGCCGGAGATATCCGGCACCGGCATGACCCAGTGGCCGAAGAGCGCGTCCGGCCACTCGCCGTCCCACTCGCGGATCAGCGCACCGCTCGCTCCCGACCACACCGCGGCGCTCCCGTTCTGGAGCGTCTTCTGCTGGAGCTTGAAGCGCGCCCCGGCGGCGAAGTCCGCGTGGCCATCGCCGTCGACGTCGAGCGGCTCGCCGAAGCGGAACCCGAGCTCACCCCTCGGGACGCTCCCGGCGACTCGCCGTGCCACGCACCAGCCGGCACCGGGAGTCGAGCAGGACGCCGTGGCGCTTGCGGAGCTCGGGAACGGAAGGCCACGTATCGAGACGGAGCAGAGGAGGACGGCGGCGGTGGATGTCGAGAGTCGGCGTCGCCGGCACGCGCGCGCCGGCGACGCCGAGTTCTTCACTGACAGCAGCCGACCCAGGCGTTACCGGAGATGTTGCACTGCACGCTGGACTGGACCGCCCCGAGGGCGCCCGTGGTGTTGTCGAGAGAGACCTTCTGCCCGCGGGAGGCCGTGTGCGCCGTCGCGTATTCCCAGTTCAGCCCCGAGCCGCCGGCCACGTCGTCCTCGCACTGCTGGAGGCTGGGTGTCGTCGCCGCATCCGAAGCGATCGCCCAGAAGGAAGTAACGGGCATGCCGGCGGTGTCTTTCAAGCAGGCGAGGTCACTCGCCGGCGCGCTCTGCAAATCCGCCAGCGTGCACGCATGCGAGCCGGAGAAATTCGTGTTGCAAGCGGAGTTGGCCCCCGGAAGCCCGAGCGTCAAGTTGTAGTTGAAGCGACCGGGCGTGGCGGTCAGGGAGCCCTTTACGATCATTCCGGTCGGGGGTCCGCAGGGGGCGGTCGTCGTCGTGGTGATCGAGGAACAGCTTGGGCCGCTGCCCGGCGCCGGGCACGCGTCGCAGCAGCTCCTGCAGGTCCCGGTGGTCCCCTGCTTCGCGGTGCAGTGGGCGGCGTCCTTCTTGACTTTGCACTTCGGGCCCTTCGCCGTCGTGAGACAGCAGGTCACCGTACCCGATTTGCCGCAGGTCGAGTGCGCCGCGCACTTCTTGACCGCCCCCTTGCAGCTCTTCGGCAGGCTGGGGTTGGTCCCGCTCGACAGCGTGTCGGCCACGCCGGCGACGCACTTCACGTACGCCCCGTGCTTGGTCGCGGTGGCGCAGGGACACGTTGAGCTCGCCTGCTGCCGCGCCGCAAGCACTTTGGATCCTGTGGGATCGTCCTTGGCGCAGTTGGCGAAGGCCACCGGCGCACTCGCGAGCAGCAGCGAAGCTCCGAGCGCCGCAAGTGTCAGAGACCTCATGACGAACCTCCTACAAGGCTTCATCCGCCCACGCCGCGGAGCGGGTCAAGTCACGCCAACCGGTGACGTTGTACACGCAGAGCGCGTAGCCGTTGCCGACGGCCTTCATCGCTGGTCGCGGCAGAGCACGAAGTAGTTCCCCGTCTCCTTCCCGCCCCGGTGTGCCGAGCCGATGAACACGTCGCGCGAGACGCGCCGCATGTAGTCCACCATGTCGCGGTAGACGAAGCGGGAGAAGCCGCGGTCGTTGCGCTTCACCTCGGGCCAGTCGGGCGGCCGCTCGGGCGGGACCTCGCGGTAGTCGATGGCGGCGCCGCGGGCGCGCTCCTCGTGCACCACGAAGTAGCCCGGGCCGGTGAGCCAGGCGAGCGCCTGGTGGTTGTAGCCCCAGAGCTCGTCGCTCCCGCGCGGCGCGCGACAGAAGCGCTTCTGGAAGAGCGTGAACGCCGGCAGCGAGTTCTTGCCGTGGA is a window encoding:
- the dprA gene encoding DNA-protecting protein DprA, with the protein product MAARTHAVPLDDTALAWLALALVPELPPRRAFALVERFGTPRAVLEAPAGALAAADAPPPVVTAIGQAPGRARAEARKLAAAGATLVAWSDGAYPPALRQIADPPLVLAVRGSLGEPDEPAVAVVGTRHASEYGLRMAEELARGLAQAGVTVVSGLATGIDGAAHRAALAAGGRTVAVFGTGIDRVYPSWHRGLAAAIAARGALVSEFPCGAPPLQFHFPRRNRIISGLTRGTVVVEAAEQSGSLITAGYALEQDRQVFAVPGPAGVAAHLGPNRLIQQGARLVVGAENVLEELWPGLLLRFAARRAAAAEAALSTPERQVLAAIGPEGRHVDDVIREAAVPPGAALETLLALELRGLVRQLPGKRFCRRAA